The sequence TTTGTAGAGATCACAATAGCATATGCTGTATACGCGATAGTCGAAGTGTTCGAGTTATTTTTGGACTTTGATGATTGGAAAAAGCAAGTTTGTGACCtattaatatgttattttcaTCATATTTACGTGGACATGTTATGATACAATGAATCCTCCCCAGTATTAAAAAGGTTTCACATAGTGTAAATTCTTCAGAAAATCATGGAAAGACCAAATAACCTAACCAAGCTACTTTATTTATCTGACTTTGCTCATTTTTCACAAATAACCATTAACCAAGGCCACATACTTATGAGAGATCTTGACCCTCTCCATGCACTATTGTTGATCTCATACGTCCAGTGTTGAAACTTATGTTCATTCATTTCCTTTGGCTTTCAGTCAACGATTCAGTAACCATCAACGCTAGTCGTTGATAAAAGTAACTCAGTATATTCATTGTAAAAATCATCTATTTTTATGGATCAAGCACTTTAAAGTTTGATATAAAGAAACTTGTCTTCTCTCTTTAGTTATGTCAAGCGTGTCTTTATACTAAGTGACAGTGGTGGAGCCAACCACATTTTCAGTGGATTCAGTTTCATTTCAACTATGCCTTATAGTATTGCATAcgctattttttaatattttaccataTGTTTTTTTCGAGATTCAAGTGTTTTATATAAGAATTCATATGCTAAGAGAGTTCCGAAGTATCAAAAGCCTTCTGCAACCTTTGTGACTTTTATCAATCATCATCTTTCTTTTAATCCATTGCTTAAAATTTTGTTCATTTGAATCATATAAGTTTTGTCTCAATCACGTACTTATATCACCTACagactttaaaaaatatatctggTCCTCTCTCTTGTGTGTGAATAGATGCTAGTTTTGGTAAATCATTTTCCCTATATAATACAACTTTAAATTAGTTTCCTTTTCATTTGTTTGCCGAAGTAATGAAAGATAAACAATGCGTTGACTTAGTGATCTACATAGTCATCAACTTAACACATCACATCAATAAAACCAAGGAATCATACAGTTCaatcgtctacttttaaaacaCTTGTTACATGGGAAGCTAGAAAAATGTCGGCAACAACCCGGGACCAATAATATACCGTGTTTGAAGCTAAGTTGTATTATTTTCAAACTGAGTTGTTTTACTTTGGAAAATAGGCTAAATCAATATGTTCACTGTAATTAGCACTCGATAAACTTTGGCATGAAAGTCAATTAACGGATTTATAAGGGGATGGATATAAGTCTATAACCAAAGTTTAACACAATGAATAAAATGTAGAGTTTGTTTGTCCCTACGTCGAAAATGACAATTTACTTGATAAATTGGatgtttatataaaacaaaataacatgCTACCAAATAATCATAAGTTTGTCTAAGGTAAAACTCCTTTAAAATATCtatagtttagaaaattttactCGAAACAAATTTAGTTGATGAATTTTCTCATTAAAATCCTATTTAAAACCATATGGATACATTCATCGAAAACATGCTTCCTTGTTTTCTTCTCTATTATCATCGCATGGAActtctcttatattttttttatacaaacgcataaaatcatgttaaaaataaattattagattagataagatataaaatgtaaataattgggtttcaaaaatatattgatcAGTTACGAGGATACGAACCGAACCTTCTATCTAACCAACAAGTGTGAACGTTAcgacttcaaatttaaaaaaaaaaacacacatcaTGTCCACACGCAATCTCATTTCCTTTTTTGAACTCTAATCTCATGTCCTTGTTAAGAGCTTAAAATAAAATCTCGTAAATATACGTATACAGATACACTTCATATAAAAGGTATATACCATAAAACTCCCAGATTCGCTTCAAGTATGAAGTATCTGTCATTAAACTATTACGCAAAATGTGAAAGAGAGGTCTCTGTTCACATCTCTCTGCTTTTGTTTCcctatatataattcataatcACCATCTCAGTCCTATAACTTCAAATCTCCACAACTACAAACTTCTAAAAAAGATTTCTTAGTTTCATTTGACAATGAAGCTTCTTCAAGCATCACTGTGTCTGATCAGTCTGATCAGTCTTCTCCTAGTCCTACCTTCGATCTTCGCTGCTTCTTCCTCTGAAGACTTTGATTTCTTCTACTTCGTCCAACAAGTAACTAAACCGTTACTAGTTTTATTTATCATATCCTCCAACAATATTTAACACATTATTATtctaatatattgtttttatgtatgGAATATAAAGTGGCCAGGATCATACTGTGACACACAGAAGAGTTGTTGTTATCCAACTTCAGGCAAGCCAGCAGCTGATTTTGGTATTCATGGTCTTTGGCCTAACTACAAAGATGGAACTTATCCATCTAACTGTGACGCCACTAAACCATTCGATTCATCAACGGTAATTACATGCAACTTTtctgttgttttatttttggacTAAGCTTGATCCAAGTAACCCGGTTCGGATTTAGATAAAACCGGTTAATATCCTCAAAATAGAAACATAACCGGTTGTTTTGGTTATGTTTGGTACAGATATCGGATCTAGTCAGCTCAATGAAGCGGAACTGGCCTACACTTGCTTGCCCAAGCGGCTCAGGAGAGGCGTTCTGGGAACACGAATGGGAGAAGCACGGTACTTGCTCCCAATCGGTTATCAACCAGCATGAGTATTTCCAAACCTCTCTTGGCCTTAAGCAGAAAACcaatcttcttggagctcttacTAAAGCCGGTACGCTTTTAATCTACTCCCCCTCTTTATTGATTGATTCGGTTCTTCCCGGTCCAATGATCTAATTAATACTGGTTTATTACGTATAGGGATTAATCCGGATGGGAACTCGTACAGTTTAGAGAGCATAAGAGGCTCGATCAAAGCGTCAACGGGCTTCACTCCTTGGATTGAGTGTAACAGAGATGGGTCTGGGAATAGCCAATTGTACCAAGTCTATCTATGTGTTGACCGGTCTGCTTCCGGTTTAATCGAATGCCCGGTTTTCCCTCATGGAAAATGTGGAGCCCAGATTGAATTCCCTTCTTTTTAATTATCTGTTTTTGTAATTTCTTAATGTATTGAATTGAGCCGATCTTTTCTTGATGAAGATCGGTTtcgttaaatataatttatgctGTAATAAACTTTTATGGAATTTGATTTCATTATGCTTAGTATTTATGGATTAATCTGtagcttatttatttattatggtTTATTGTTTACAAAAATACTAAAAGCATGATTTAGGTTAAAAAGACATTTGAACCCAAACAAAAAGAGTCCCGTGTTCCTTAAGCAACGGCCTATACCTTGCCTTTATCTTCCTTTCCAagttaaaagagaagtactGAGGAAAACGTTTCAGCTCCTTCAGACACGACGACGTCGTTGTAACGCgttatctttcttcttctccattggTGATATCCCTATTCTCCTCTCTGCCTCTGGTTTTGATTGTAGCTAccaagttttctttctttcttcttcttcttcttcttctctctctctcgagagaTCCTTTATAAGATCTCCCTCATGGTTAGTACCGCTTGGCGTTTAAAAATTTCTTCTTTGGGTGAGTAAAAGTCTCCCATTTCATCTCTCTTTCATTTTCCTTCACCAACAAGTTAAcgattagggtttacaagaatCCTTCATAaagatcgttttttttttgaaactcaaGTGATGTAAATGGAATCATGATGATCTGTTGTGTGATAAATTAGTTTTCTTTTACAAAGAAGAATGAAAGAACCATTGGATCCTACTGT is a genomic window of Brassica napus cultivar Da-Ae chromosome A2, Da-Ae, whole genome shotgun sequence containing:
- the LOC106352194 gene encoding ribonuclease 1, giving the protein MKLLQASLCLISLISLLLVLPSIFAASSSEDFDFFYFVQQWPGSYCDTQKSCCYPTSGKPAADFGIHGLWPNYKDGTYPSNCDATKPFDSSTISDLVSSMKRNWPTLACPSGSGEAFWEHEWEKHGTCSQSVINQHEYFQTSLGLKQKTNLLGALTKAGINPDGNSYSLESIRGSIKASTGFTPWIECNRDGSGNSQLYQVYLCVDRSASGLIECPVFPHGKCGAQIEFPSF